TATTAGTTTTGTATTTACCAAATAAAGTCAatgtattttttgaaataaaagagtCAGTGACATTTGATCTCACCATATTTACCAAAGTGAACATCAAAAAGAGAACAAATGAGTGTTTAATCATTCATATATATggtttataaatagttcaaatcatgttgtatatatatggaaatatcatcaacaattataaaattacaccaaactcaaaaaaataacttGACAATGTTACGAATTGAAaattcacataaaatgaaaatggaCGAAACTATAAGCAAAACTTTATTGTATATTTGGAGGAGCTTtgttctttcatttgatgagtTAATACATTCATTCTCATTATCCTTtaaatctctttgaattttattatcCTATACCTTAGGACTCTGGTAGCTTTGGAGCTATTTTCTTATTCGAGCACTCCAATTTTCACAAAGGACAATGAATTTTAAGTTGTCATAATAATAGCTAGAAAACTAAGAATGTCTATTATTAATTATACTGAACAAAGAATAGCCAAGGATATGACTACATTAGAGGTTAACACACATGAAAAGAAAACTTTATAAGCTGAAATGGGGTCAGCCATGTTAATTTCAGCACCTTGCCTGAAGTTTAGAATATTAGATAAAGTGGAGTATTTTCTTTCCTTAAGTGACTTATTTGATCACTTTTACTGTTTTTGTTGTATTTAGGTTCCTGACTCAACAGGTGAAGACTGGCAAAGCATATTTATGGAGTAACATGTGAAACAAGAATTGAGCACTGAACTTGTAGAGTTGTGCAATGGATCAAATTTCCCACAGTGATGAGAGTTGTACTATATGTTAGTGGTGGAATGCTCAGAAACAGTGAAGAAATACACATTACAAAATTTAGTTAGCAAAAAGCACAATGTAACTTTTGCACATATCAAATGGAGacaaaatttttttagaaaaacaaaatCGTCAAAAAGTGTACAATAGCAATTCTCCGTCGCCGATTATGATTTAAATACCTCTTGCCGTTCGCGGGTGAATTATTGCTATTTAGGGTTTTCCAATTTCCATTGCAGGTACTgtatatttctctctcttttctttcaatttagtttCTTTACAGGTGATTTTTGGTACCTTCTTCAACATTTGCTTGCTTGCACGCTCTCCGTAAGTTTTCTGGAGTAGTATTATACTTATCAATTTGCTTTGATTGCTGAAATTCACCTTCCTTTCAAAACTCTAACATCCAATTTTTGCTAGTTCCTGGTTATTAAAATGGTCCATTGTTTTGATACTTGTGTGTTACAACGATCCAGTTTAGGGTTAAGTATGCAATTCTTGAAATGTACAGTAACTTGAAAGATGACATAATTTCAACAGATGTAGACTGAAGATTTTTGGCCATTTACTGTTATCTGATTTCTGTCTGTTCTGTATATTTCTACTATAAGAGAATGATATTTTTTGCTGTTGCTTAAGTAGTTGTAGTTTCATCGCTGAGAATACATTTCCTGTTTATTTCACAAATTGCGAATATGTGTGTTTAGCTTTAGGGGAAATAGTGAATTTTTTAGCAGCTACATGTGCCTCTTGAAGTAAAAGAAAAGCAGTTGCAGTACAAAAGAGTTGGTATTGATTGCAAACTGACTTTATATTACCTCATTCATGACAATATCTTATTCCCCTGTGATATCACTAGATAAACAAAATGTTGAAATTCAAACCAAGTTTTACATGATGCGGAGGTGAGAAATTAGTTAAGAGTAACTTTGCCAACTTCCAGCTCCCTGGATGAGGTGCACAATTGAAACTGTTGGTTCAAAGTATACAAAAACAAATGGACAAGAATGTAAAGAACTGGAATGAACTATGATGATGCACAAATTATGATTGAAACGACAAACTAGTGAACTAATTTTTAGGTTGGGAACCTAACAGGAGAGAACAGAGACACTTCGGGGTGGCCTAGTGGTTTGGGGTTGGGAtgggaggtctcaagttcgaaaccacTTGCCAACGAAAgtaaggggtttgccttctgggtcgagctcgttgcaccgggcttgcctagtgcgggttatCTCTcttatgtggtttgcgagctattgcataggagcggtgGTTTTACTttgtgcgcacccaaagggtagcggctgcgggtttcccttttgtcataaaaaaaacatgAGAGAACAAAGAAAAGTTGGACTCGTGACTTTATCCTTTCTTTAACCTATAAGCATGTTATACAAATTTTTGaaacttaattaaatttgatCTAATCCTTTTTCAGTTCATCTTAAGATTTGTTCGTTCTTAGCTCGCATCTTAGAAGAGCTAGAGGTggattttaaagtttatatcATCAGGTGCGAAGTATGTAAGACTGCTTCTGTGTTTACTTACTGCCTTTAAGTAGGTGGCCTATCTAATTTGCTCTAATTAGTACAACTAAATTTCAGAAGCTTAGGTTGTTTTTAAGTCTCTAGAGTTTTGAAGGATTGGTGTAAATTGCCTTTTTTCTGTGAATGGGTGTATTATTTGTTACCATTCTGTAGCTGGAAACAACTCCATTTTCccaaatatgtattaaaaaaatttactgcGTTAATCAGATCATTGAGTATCCTTGCAATGCTATGACTCACGCAGATATCGTCTTACAGCTTATTGATCTAGGAAAGATTAGTTTATTTATCAGGAGAAGAACAACTTTAACATACACTTTGCATATTGCAGTTATAGGTTTCACATTctgaaaatatgtatatattttccTTGGTACACTTATTAGATTTTTTCGTTCTCTATCTTTTGACATTGCAATCTCAATTTACTACCTGCAACTATTAGTTGCATGTTTATTATGATCCATTGAGTTACTCTCTTGTAAAGTGAGAGGTGCAAATTGAATAATACCAGTTTGAGGTTGGAGCCAAAGGTGCAAGTTAAAATTCGGTTTGAGAGTATAAGAATAGCATAGCATAAATCTTCCATTCCAAATGAAAATAGGTGCTactgataaaataaatatatcagTTGTCACTACTCAATGGATGAGTTCTACACAAAACATGTAGCCCATATAATAAGATAGCTATCTGTCCGCTTTCCAGTTCCTTATCCTGCTACTGATGAATGCTAatcatctttattttcttaGCCTACCCTCCTTGCAACTCTAACTTAATACTACAATTGTTTTCCCTCTACTTGGTTACATATTGACATTATTGTTGTACCGTTCAGCAGTGGCATTATAGCCAGGTCCCCTTTGATACAAGACATGTCACAGGGAGTGCATGAAGCAACTGTGATGgtcttcaaattttcttttcagACCATTTTGatctttcctttcattttcgcctttcccttttcttttagTTACCTTTTTCTTGTGTCTATTGCCCCAATCAACTGCAAACTTAATGCTAGTAGTTAGGTGTTACTAGTAAAGAAACTGAATAACAGGCAAGAATATACTCCTTACTAACAGACCATGCAGATCCTTCAAAATCAATTATCTTAAGTTTGTGTAGTTGGAGAGAATAAAATAGGTCGCGTCAAGAAACGGGAACGGCAGAGAAATCTTCAGTTGGGAGATTATTAATATTActgatattattataaatgaatgataGTGAAGTTTGGTTGGATTTAACGATTTATCTATGATGGCATTGATTTCCCAAGTCAGAATTCTTGAATCCTCGCTGTATCTCTTTTACCAATCTTCATTTTAACTAACCGAACATGGGataattggaaaacattttcttcataccaaacacaccctaaataCTCACTCTAGTTCCCTTGCACAGGTCGCATCGCATGGACAAAAAATTCCGGTATCTTTAATAAGTTTAGCATGCATGTTGTCAACCAAAAAAAAGATTAGCATGAATGCTCCTTTTAGAATTATGCACACACATTTAAGAAACTGGAAGGTCATTATCTGAAAGTTACATGATATAGCTTTATCCTATTGTAAGTTCATGTCTACATCGCAAAAGACTTGTGAGCATGTTCTGATGCTAAATTGTGGAAAGATTGTTTTATACTGCTAAGAATGTTTGATCCTGGAATCAGTGTCTCACTATTGGATCTAGGCTTACTCACAATTTAACTTGTTTGCAATTTATCCTCAGTTTGAAAATGTGTTTTGTATAGGCTGTGGAAAAGGGTCGAGATATAAAGCCAAGTGAGAAACATTTCCATGACCATACACAGGGTCATGCTGGAAAATCTTTTATCGGTGAGCAATCCCCTATCGTACATGTAAGTCCCATTTCCTATActtatattgaatttatatgaGACTTTcatgtctccttttattttgtAAACTGAGTGCTCAATATTCTTTACTGATTAAATTTCACTAATTATTGAACTCTTTTACAGGAACGATCTCAAGAAATATTACCGCCGCAAACACAGGCTCATTGTTATGCTGATGATCAGTGTCGAGCATATTACCAAGCCGCTGGAggggaaaagaagagaagagtaTATAGTCTTGAATCTCAAGCAAAAAGCTACCACGGCCCGAATCTCCATATCTCTCTTGGATCTGATGCTA
This window of the Solanum pennellii chromosome 2, SPENNV200 genome carries:
- the LOC107009182 gene encoding uncharacterized protein LOC107009182; protein product: MGFLTQQQFSVADYDLNTSCRSRVNYCYLGFSNFHCRYCIFLSLFFQFSFFTGDFWYLLQHLLACTLSAVEKGRDIKPSEKHFHDHTQGHAGKSFIGEQSPIVHERSQEILPPQTQAHCYADDQCRAYYQAAGGEKKRRVYSLESQAKSYHGPNLHISLGSDATSPATLLNIQSLPIGNVLLNVQSTPTGNEEELVMQLIPIFVDDVRRAISSPPNTHTDHPLLAAPTTANMDKVHTWVSDDDGNSTASSH